Proteins found in one Quercus robur chromosome 2, dhQueRobu3.1, whole genome shotgun sequence genomic segment:
- the LOC126713862 gene encoding PR5-like receptor kinase isoform X2: protein MLTWNASNPQCDTCLGAGGLCGSDPNTSAFACHCQNGTFVSGCAGPVSSSRSSSKLKRKIVIGITAAVLGTIVVFIIICCLRREQLSKALIFRRTARKNDENVKAFILNYGSLAPKHYSYAEIKKMTNSFINKLGQGGYSSVYKGKLPDGKLVAVKVLSESKGNGEDFINEVASICRTSHVNIVTLLGFSYEKNKRALIYEFMPNGSLDKFIYHRESSATNCRLEWKTLYKIAVDIARGLEYLHRGCSTRILHFDIKPQNILLDEDFNPKISDFGLAKLCQRKDSIVSMNGMRGTAGYIAPEVFSRSFGGVSHKSDVYSYGMLILEMVGGRKNFDAGVSNSSEKYFPDWIYKDLELDLDGRTRGVITEEKETSSKMILVSLWCIQTNPTDRPSMNKVVEMLEGTLHSLQIPPKPFLCSPKVSPMESSTTS from the exons ATGTTGACTTGGAATGCAAGTAATCCCCAGTGTGATACATGCCTAGGGGCCGGAGGGCTTTGTGGTTCTGACCCAAACACAAGTGCATTTGCTTGCCACTGTCAAAACGGGACTTTTGTATCCGGGTGTGCTGGACCTGTATCATCATCAA GATCATCTTCCAAGCTGAAGCGTAAAATTGTCATAG GCATTACGGCTGCTGTGCTTGGGACTATAGTAGTCTTTATCATAATATGCTGCCTTAGAAGAGAACAATTGAGTAAGGCATTGATCTTTAGGAGGACAGCAAggaaaaatgatgaaaatgtcAAGGCATTTATATTGAATTATGGTTCACTTGCTCCCAAGCACTATAGTTATGCAGAGATCAAGAAGATGACCAACTCATTCATAAACAAACTAGGCCAAGGAGGATATAGCAGTGTATACAAAGGAAAGCTGCCAGATGGTAAGCTCGTGGCAGTAAAAGTTCTAAGTGAATCCAAAGGCAATGGAGAAGATTTTATTAATGAAGTTGCTAGCATTTGTAGGACTTCTCATGTTAATATAGTCACTCTTTTAGGTTTCAGTTATGAAAAGAACAAGCGAGCtctaatatatgaatttatgcCCAATGGATCTCTAGATAAATTCATATATCATCGAGAATCTTCAGCAACAAATTGTCGCTTGGAATGGAAAACATTGTACAAAATTGCAGTTGACATTGCTCGTGGACTAGAGTATTTACATCGAGGTTGTAGCACAAGGATTTTGCATTTTGACATAAAGCCTCAAAATATTCTTTTAGATGAagatttcaacccaaaaatctcTGATTTTGGCCTTGCTAAACTATGCCAAAGAAAAGATAGCATTGTATCAATGAATGGCATGAGAGGAACAGCAGGGTACATTGCCCCAGAAGTATTTAGTCGGAGCTTTGGAGGAGTCTCTCACAAGTCTGATGTCTATAGTTATGGAATGCTGATTCTTGAAATGGTTGGAGGAAGAAAGAATTTTGATGCTGGAGTGTCTAACAGcagtgaaaaatattttccagattgGATTTATAAGGATCTTGAACTAGATTTGGATGGAAGAACACGTGGGGTCATCACAGAGGAAAAAGAGACATCAAGTAAGATGATCCTGGTGAGTTTATGGTGCATTCAGACAAATCCAACTGATCGACCATCCATGAATAAGGTGGTAGAGATGTTAGAAGGAACTCTTCATTCCTTACAAATACCCCCAAAGCCTTTCTTGTGTTCGCCTAAAGTGTCACCAATGGAGTCTTCAACAACTTCATGA